A region of the Burkholderia pyrrocinia genome:
ATTTCCGGCGGAATGGCGCGGTGCACGTGCAACGTGTGGCCATGAAGTTCGCAGTATTGCCGGAAGTTCATTTCGGCGATATGCGCATACACGTCGATTTCGGGCGTGTAGAGCGTCACGAATGCGATAGATCGGCCCGGACTGAATGTGCTGCGCTCGTCGAGTGGAATACTGTCCGACCAGTCTATTGCGAAATAGGAGCGAGCGCCGCCCATGCATTCGTCTATGTGTGCGAACAGCGTATCGCGGAATCGCGGGATGGAACCCATATCAACGGGCGAGTGTGTCTCGTCGTCGACGCTGATCGCGAAAGTCGGTACGACGCTCCAACGCGGGTCGATATTCGGTCCCGTGTACATCGCTGCACAGAGGCCGTCAATCGTCGCATGCCACGGCACCGAGTCCAGTTGGGCGAGTAACCGTGCTTCGCCTGTGAACGACTGGCCACCTAGTTTGCATTGCATGACGACGTCCGCGAGCCTGCTGCGCGATGTTGCGGTATTTCGCCAGATTTGAATGTTGGGCTGCGGCGCCTCTCCAGAGGTCGAGATCAGCAGAAAGTCTCGATCGCCGATCAGGTGGCTGAGCGGGACCGGCCGGACAATCGCCGCATGCTCGGTGAGGAGGAGCACGATATGGGCGTCCGGAGTGCGGTGCATGATATCGAGCAGACGCTCGTACTTGTGTAACGCGTGCACTTGCCGGTCGCGCGGCCCATCGCTCGCATCGACGATTTCGTGGATGTATGAGTACGCGTTCGCGTATTGCGCGTGATTGGCGCTCGCACAGTGAGCGGATTCATGAAAAAAACTCAGTACGGTGCCTTGAGCCATGCTCGGTGTTCCTCAACGATATGAATTTTGCGTTCGCGGCAGCCGAAACGGACATCGATCCCATGGAGCGACGATGGAAGTGCAACGTCGTGTCTAGTTCTTCTTTCTGGATCGAGTGCCCTCCGCCAGCGACGCGGTTTGCCCCATTACCGCACGTTTGAGCGTGCGCGGATGGACCTTGAATTTTTTGGCGACGTCGGACATCGGCTTCGTTTTCAAGAGCGCTATGGCTTGCCGGCACTGGGCAGGCGAGAGCAAAGGTTTGCGGCCCATCCTTTTTCCGTGCGCACGAGCTACACGCATGCCGGCCCTCGTGCGCTCGCTGATGAGGCGCCGCTCGAACTCGGACAACGCCGCCATCATATGAAACATCAGGGTGCCGCCGGCGGACGATGTATCGATCGATTCCGTAAGCGAGATGAACCCGATGTCGTGCTTCGCAAGATAGTTGATCAGGTCGATCAATTTGGCGAGGGAACGTCCGAGGCGATCGAGTCGCCACACCATGAGCGTGTCGCCGCTTGAAATCGCGGACAGTGCTTCATTCAACCCAGGGCGGGAGAACTCTGTGCCGGATATGCCTTGGTCGGTATACAGGACCTCGCATCCGGCGCGGAACAGCGCATCTTCCTGTAGCAACAGATTTTGCTCTTCTGTCGATACCCGTGCATACCCGACCTTCATAGAATTGCCCCTTTGAGTGCCGCGGTGTTCGCCATGAAGGAGGCACGGACGGCAGCGCATCGAGCTAGAACATGTTGCTCTGCCGCGGGGAGTCGAGAGTGGTGTGGACGAGCGAGGTACCGCATGGGGCGCACGATTCTTAGTTATTAAATTCTGGAGATTGGGGTGTGTCGTTCCTCCGGTGATTTCACGAAAAATCGTAGAGCGTCAACGACGCGAAACGTGCCAGGAGATTCGGTGAACGACAGATTGTCAAACCTTGCAAAGACAGCTGCATTGTAGTGGACAAAAGGGAACCCTTTTGCCCATCGCCTCGCCCGCCTGCCCAGCTACGCAGAACCCCCGTCCTATAAGGACCGCAAATATTTCCACGCACTTTCGCACAAAGGTTCCCTTTTGCACTCGCCGAGCGATTCATCTTCACTCATTCGGGCGGGGGCACTGTCGGGTGAGTGATTCCGTCGCTCACCAGGGGTTCTGACGCGTTTGCATGCGATCGCGCCGAATCTCCTTTGCTCTGGCTTGTATTCGGCAAGTGCAGATCCGTAGTTGCAGGGTGATTGCGGCAAGGCGCTGCACACGGAGGTGATGACCACACCTTTAGCGCCTTGGGAACGGTTCGTTAGCTGAGTGTGTGGGGGGGGTATGACCGACAGTTCAAGGTTGTTGTCTGGGGCGGGAAAGATTCCAGTCTCCCCCGGGCGCATGGCGCCGTTTGTCAGTGATTCCGCCGGGCGGGAGCAATATCGGCAGTCACCACTTTTCGTGTCGAAAACCCGATCTGGTCGCATGCCGAGCGCTCCGCAGGTAGTCGGCGACGAGATCTTGCCTGCAAACGACGCCAATTTCTTGACGCCGGGTTCTTCTGAGCAGATGCGCGCCGATTGCGTCGTCGCGTGTGCCGTATTGCGAGCCATCGAAAACGACGGATTCACGCTCGTGATGCTCCCCATCCATAACCCGGACCCCGACGGAGATGTTCTCTATTTCGAGTGCGCCGTCTGGTGCAGGGCTTTGGTTGATGAAATGTTGTCCCCTCGAATGTATCTGGAGTGTCTTGCGCGTGTGGGGCTGATGTCTCACTTCGATCGCTATGTCCTAACGCGCGTTCTGAGTCTTCTCGAGCAGTCTCCGCATTTGAGCATTGGTGTCAATCTGTCCGGCGACAGCCTCTCGGCGGGCCTCCAATGGGAGAGCCTCTTTGTCCACCTGCACTCGTCGCCTGATTTAGCAAGACGTCTGGTGGTGCAGGTCGCGGAGAACGTCGAGATCGAGAAGGGTGCCGGCCGCACATTTCTTGGGCGTTTACGACAACTTGGATGCCGGGTAGCGATCGACGGATACGGGGTCACCTACGGGGTCGATGTGGGTACGGAAATCCCTTGGCCCGACATCGTGAAGATCGGGCCTTCATTCATCAAGGCGGCCCAGCACGGCGATGTTGCGAAGGACAAGTTAAAGCGATTGGTGAAATTGGGCGCAAGTGTCGCGCGCGATGTCGTGGTGCTGGGGGGCCGAGACGGATGCTGACCGTCAGTTGGCGCGGCAGGCAGGGGCGAAACGGGTGCAGCAATGACGACCATGACAGAACGCCAAATGCAGGATGAATGGGTTGCCAATGTGGTGGCTCTCGGCAATTCCATCCATGGCGGGGCAGCACCCTCGATCGCCGATGCAGCGTGGAGTGCGCCGGGCCTTTTCCGAGAAAGGATGCTCGCGGAATTTCAGGTGGGAGTGCACGCCGTTGTCGATCTGCTACTCGATGCCCGACAGGGTGAATCTGTCAGGGCGGCATTCGATGCGGG
Encoded here:
- a CDS encoding recombinase family protein; translated protein: MKVGYARVSTEEQNLLLQEDALFRAGCEVLYTDQGISGTEFSRPGLNEALSAISSGDTLMVWRLDRLGRSLAKLIDLINYLAKHDIGFISLTESIDTSSAGGTLMFHMMAALSEFERRLISERTRAGMRVARAHGKRMGRKPLLSPAQCRQAIALLKTKPMSDVAKKFKVHPRTLKRAVMGQTASLAEGTRSRKKN
- a CDS encoding EAL domain-containing protein, yielding MTDSSRLLSGAGKIPVSPGRMAPFVSDSAGREQYRQSPLFVSKTRSGRMPSAPQVVGDEILPANDANFLTPGSSEQMRADCVVACAVLRAIENDGFTLVMLPIHNPDPDGDVLYFECAVWCRALVDEMLSPRMYLECLARVGLMSHFDRYVLTRVLSLLEQSPHLSIGVNLSGDSLSAGLQWESLFVHLHSSPDLARRLVVQVAENVEIEKGAGRTFLGRLRQLGCRVAIDGYGVTYGVDVGTEIPWPDIVKIGPSFIKAAQHGDVAKDKLKRLVKLGASVARDVVVLGGRDGC
- a CDS encoding galactosyl transferase GMA12/MNN10 domain protein; its protein translation is MAQGTVLSFFHESAHCASANHAQYANAYSYIHEIVDASDGPRDRQVHALHKYERLLDIMHRTPDAHIVLLLTEHAAIVRPVPLSHLIGDRDFLLISTSGEAPQPNIQIWRNTATSRSRLADVVMQCKLGGQSFTGEARLLAQLDSVPWHATIDGLCAAMYTGPNIDPRWSVVPTFAISVDDETHSPVDMGSIPRFRDTLFAHIDECMGGARSYFAIDWSDSIPLDERSTFSPGRSIAFVTLYTPEIDVYAHIAEMNFRQYCELHGHTLHVHRAIPPEIGLSGTGNWIKPWLLHAYLAHHEWVIWLDADVLIGNHALQIEPLLEGRDRLLARDIGQWPFNSGVMGFRRTHANLAMLSDLMHTITALPDRSSVYAGNGDQYYFIEAMKRHGLLDNTEIRSLLAINTPWFFSCRDSFIVHYFGMWPQMRALMMDRDECARLASTRRQHAPVNFPDGEIEIAKPEDLEQSPS